The DNA window ACTGTGCTAaatgttttgtgttattttactTAATCCCCACCATAATCCCACGAGGTACAttttactatccccattttacagaagtcCCCTTCTGTCCCAGGTCACAGAGCTAAGAAGTGATGGGGCAGGATGTTGTTGCCCAGGCCCTGAGCCACTCACCCGGCGAGTCTTAGACCTGACTGCCCATTGATAGAATTAATGAGGGGACTTCAGACCTACCAGTGCCCAGGCTCCTCCCCAGGCCAACTGAACCAGAACGCCCGGGGCTGGCCGAGGTATCAGGGCTTCCTAAAAGCTCTGGACCCCCCAGGCCTGCAGCGCTGCATCAGGCACACCTGTGAGCAGAGTGGAGGGCTGCCAGCTCCACCCAGGAGATGTCAGAAAGAACTCGAGAGACAGCGGTGTGGAGCTGACACCACCCCAGATATAGGCGCATTTTGCCAGGCTAAAAATGCACACAGGGAAGGCAGAGTGTACAGAAAGTTGTGGTATCCTGGAGAAAAGACAGTGCATTCCCAGGGAAAAAGCCATAGATCAAGGGGTTTGGGAGAGTCTGTAGCCCCATGACATTCCCGCGCACAGTGCTGGACTGCAGAGCTTTTCCTGTGAGTGGAGGGGTGGGCTGTATCCCTCCAGTGGGAGCCTATTCCTACAGGGCATCTGTCCCCACCTGTGGGGGTCTATTCCTACAGGGCATCTGTCCCCACCTGTGGGGGTCTATTCCTACAGGGCATCTGTCAGGGGGCCATGCCACTTCACTGTGTGGATTCCACCTGTGCAGAGAGTTATGGATCTCAACATCCAACAGCAGAAAAACAGTTAAGAAACACCCATAGTGTCGACTATTGTGTAACCATGCAAAGAATGCTTATGGGGCATTTATTATGATATGAAAAATGATTCTGTCAAATGTTAGGTTTTTCAAAGCAgcacttaaaattatatatgcattaagatcaggggaagaaaaatgaagatatttcctttctgtttcaagGGAAGAAAACAGGCACAGTGTAGAACGAGTCCACATTAAAGAATTTTATTCAGACATTTCACAACTATCTGGTCACTGTTCCCTTCTTAGCCCTTTGAAATTCTATTCACTTAGGAGGAAATAAAACCTCAGACAGTAGCAAAGTAATGCTGGTAGAATTCCAAATTATACTCCTTTCGTTGGGCAGATTTTTACACCCTTCCTTAGCAGAACAGGTGGAACTCACTCCCACATTTCAAATTTGGTTCTGATAAGGAACCTCCCTGGCAGGCTGTCAGCTCTGCAGATGGGAGACTTGCCATTTTCTGTTGCCTAGAGCCATCATTTTTGACCTCGAATTTGACAGAAAGCTTGGGACCACCCCTGTGGGATAATTGAAGGCATCAAAACACCACAGAACTGATATTTAGTACAAAAGTGTTTTATCGTGTTAGGAGATAAAGAATAGTTTCTGCACACGAATAACATGAGTGCAGctccagggaggctgaggggcagcTCACCAGGCCCATGTCGTGACAAGGCAGGCCTCCCGCCtcctctgggcatggtggtgactGCTTTTTGGCCCTAAGCAAACTTTTAGGTTTGAGCAGAGAATGAGAGATAAGGCAACAAGGAAAGTGACTTTGAAAATCTTTTATCATCATCGTGAGACTCAGTTttggaatacaatttacaaggaatgagatgaaaagatggcAGCTGTTGTAACGGCAtccagaggctggggctggacGCCTGCCCACCTTCACACTGTGGCCCATGGAGCCCTGGCATGTCCCGAGCACCATTGTCCACCAGCTGTGCCAGCGGGGTTGGAAATGACCATTTCAAACACCACGTGATAGCTTACATTGTGCACTTCTCGCAGGAGGCATAAAGTTCTGTGACCTTTTTTTCACATCGGGGGAAGCAAAGTACATTTCAAAAGCCTTTTAGACATTCAAACTTAAAAAACAGCTCTAGAGGCAAATTCCAGAAACGTATCAGGAAAGCATTTCTTACAGTAAACTAGGGAACTCACTACATTTTCCTTAACATAATGTATAATctagaaaaatgaagcaaaattttatgaaaacaaaaatgttatgtTCCAAATAAAGGCTAGCATGTACGACAGTACCTTATATACAGCAGAGTCTCTTTTTAGAACCAGGGCACTTTCTGATGTCGGTCATCCCCAGTCTGCACAGCAGGTGGGAAgaaaacatagttttttttttgtatttaaaactgaagcataataaatgaaaatgacttGCTGAGACCAAGTAAGAGTTGGAAAGATGCCATCACCCggctttcttctcttccttcactGATTTAGCAAATTACATTTCTTCAAGTGTGGAGATGGAGTAGCTGCCCGACTTTTCAGTTCAGCAACTGAATCTGCATCATAGTTGGGTAGGAGGAGGTTCTAGCTTGTTCATTTTGATTTGCCACTCTACAAGGTAAAATCACAGaggaccaccctggtcaacaaaGTATAAGACCACACCTGCAGCAACTGTGCCCATGTTTATGCTCTGATCCTTGTATTGCAGTCTTAAGACTTCTTCTTCTTCCAGAATCCCAAAGTAGGAGTAATTATTATTTAGGTCGCAGGTAGTTCCATAAACACGGGCGTTGAGGACGCTGGCTGTTGTCAGGAATAGGAGTCTCTGGGGTTGAAATCTGGGGGCTCTGCTGCCTGCCCTTTGCCTCGGAGGGTGTGGAAGACCCTCCGATAGGAGCTCCTGAAGGTGGGGCTGGAGAAGCAGTATACCACGGGGTTGAGCACACTGTGCAGGTAGGTGAGGCTGCCCGTGACATCcgaggtatgagccactgcacaaagGGCCCTGCAGCTCCCCAGATTCTGGAAGATGTGCATCAGGACTCTGGCCAGGAAGCAGGGCAGAAAGCACAGAGCAAACAGCACCACCACCAAGGTGACCAGTGCCTGGGCCCGCTGAAGCTTGGGCTGTTTCTCAGGCTCCCGGAGTCTTTTCTGGAGAGCCCTGATGATGCCTGCATTGCAGAACACGATGAGGCCAAAGGGGAGGACAAACTGAAGGCAGGAGAGTGCTTCCTGCCAGATGATGCTGAAGGAGCCGTCTGCCCTGGAGTAGAAACTGTGGCACCTGGTGGAGTTCTGGGCGGCCTCAGAGATGAGCAAGCCCGGGCAGGTGAGGGCGACCATCAGGAGCCAGACGAGGCCCGAGACCCCCAGGGCCGCCTGAGGAGACAGCAGGTTGACCTTAAGCCGAGGGTGGACCACACGGAGGTACCGGTCCAAAGCCACGGCGGCCAGGAAGGCCATCCCCACGCTGCGGCTGAGGTCCAGCAGGAAGTGCAGGGCCCAGCAGCCCACACGGCCCAGATGCCAAGCCTGGAGGCTCAGGTAGAAGGCGGCCAGGAAAGGCAGGCACGCAGCCAACAGCAGGTCAGCCAGGGCCAGGTTGAGCAGGTAGACAGCGTACGGCTTCCACACCCTGACCCGGAACAGGAAGGTCCACAGCGCCACCGCGTTGCCCAGCAGACCCAGCCCACACTCCAGCCCCAGCAAGACACCCACAGCTGTGGCCACCACAGTGCTGGGGGCTGAGCAG is part of the Homo sapiens chromosome 6, GRCh38.p14 Primary Assembly genome and encodes:
- the GPR31 gene encoding 12-(S)-hydroxy-5,8,10,14-eicosatetraenoic acid receptor; translation: MPFPNCSAPSTVVATAVGVLLGLECGLGLLGNAVALWTFLFRVRVWKPYAVYLLNLALADLLLAACLPFLAAFYLSLQAWHLGRVGCWALHFLLDLSRSVGMAFLAAVALDRYLRVVHPRLKVNLLSPQAALGVSGLVWLLMVALTCPGLLISEAAQNSTRCHSFYSRADGSFSIIWQEALSCLQFVLPFGLIVFCNAGIIRALQKRLREPEKQPKLQRAQALVTLVVVLFALCFLPCFLARVLMHIFQNLGSCRALCAVAHTSDVTGSLTYLHSVLNPVVYCFSSPTFRSSYRRVFHTLRGKGQAAEPPDFNPRDSYS